In Aptenodytes patagonicus chromosome 6, bAptPat1.pri.cur, whole genome shotgun sequence, one genomic interval encodes:
- the PRKAG3 gene encoding 5'-AMP-activated protein kinase subunit gamma-3, producing MERLPGPAAPQVALLDATARPEEEGFPGALCPREEGEEEEEEDRRRTPRPVTFTLGNEMLGLGPESEFQSPDAEVYMHFMRSHCCYDAVPTSCKLVVFDISLEIKKAFVALVANGVRAAPLWDSKTQSFVGMLTITDFINILHRYYRSPLVQIYEVEEHKIESWREVYLQGSFKPLVYISPSNSLFDAVYSLIKHKIHRLPVIEPVSGNVLHILTHKRILKFLHIFGSTIPKPRFLKKTVQELCVGTFRDVAVVPETAPIYAALEIFVDRRVSALPVINESGQVVGLYSRFDVIHLAAQKTYNNLDISVREALQQRTICLEGVLTCYPHETMEDIIDRIAKEQVHRLVLVDENQYPRGIISLSDILQALVLTPAGIDALNS from the exons ATGGAGCgactccccggccccgccgcgccccag GTGGCGCTGCTGGATGCCACTGCCCGCCCCGAGGAGGAAG GATTCCCGGGGGCCCTGTGtcccagggaggagggggaggaggaggaggaagaagacaggCGGAGGACCCCAAGACCCGTCACTTTCACACTGGGCAACGAGATGCTGGGGCTGGGCCCAGAAAGTGAGTTTCAGAGCCCTGACGCCGAGGTCTACATGCACTTCATGAGGAGCCACTGCTGCTACGACGCTGTCCCCACCAGCTGCAAGCTTGTCGTCTTTGACATCTCCCTGGAG ATCAAGAAAGCCTTTGTGGCGCTGGTGGCCAACGGGGTGCGTGCTGCCCCGCTCTGGGACAGCAAGACTCAGAGCTTTGTGG GGATGCTCACCATCACCGACTTCATCAACATCCTCCACCGCTACTACCGCTCGCCCCTG GTTCAGATCTACGAGGTGGAGGAGCACAAGATTGAGAGCTGGCGAG AGGTGTACCTGCAGGGCTCCTTCAAGCCACTGGTCTACATCTCCCCGAGCAATAG CCTCTTCGACGCTGTCTACTCCCTGATCAAACACAAGATCCACCGCCTGCCCGTCATCGAGCCCGTCTCGGGCAACGTCCTGCACATCCTGACGCACAAGCGCATCCTCAAGTTCCTCCACATCTTC GGCTCCACCATCCCCAAGCCACGCTTCCTGAAGAAAACAGTGCAGGAGCTGTGTGTTGGCACCTTCCGTGATGTGGCCGTCGTGCCCGAGACTGCCCCCATCTATGCTGCCCTGGAGATCTTCGTGGACCGCCGTGTCTCCGCCCTGCCCGTCATCAATGAATCTG GGCAAGTGGTCGGCCTCTACTCTCGGTTCGACGTCATT CACCTGGCAGCCCAGAAGACCTACAACAACCTGGACATCAGCGTGCGGGAGGCACTGCAGCAGCGCACCATCTGCCTGGAGGGGGTCCTCACCTGCTACCCCCATGAAACCATGGAAGACATCATCGACCGCATTGCCAAGGAGCAG GTCCATCGCCTGGTTCTGGTGGATGAGAACCAGTACCCGCGGGGCATCATCTCCCTCTCCGACATCCTCCAGGCCCTTGTGCTCACTCCCGCAGGTATCGATGCTCTTAACTCTTAG